In the genome of Mycobacteriales bacterium, the window GCGGACAGGTCGAGCCGGCCCCCCGCCTCCTCCGCTGTCCGGCGGACGATGTCCAGCCCCAGCCCCGTCGAGGATCCGCCGGACTTTCCCCGTACGAGCAGCCCCGGGTCCCCGATCCCGGGGCCGGCGTCCTCGACGACGATCGCCGGCACCGGCCCGGGCCGTACGGCCACGGCGAAGCCGGAACCGACCGGCGTGTGCGCGAAGACGTTGCCGAGCAGGGCGTCGACCGCGGCGGCCAGCTCGTCCGCGGCCACCGGGACCGGCACCGGGCCGTCCGGGAGGTCCTCCCGAACCGGCCGCTCCTGCTCCTCGGCCAGCACGGACCAGAAGTCCACCCGCTCCCGCACCACGGCGGTGGCGTCGGCGCTGACCACGCCGGCCTCCCGGGTCGGCCGGCGGGCCTGGGCGATGACGTGGCTGACCATCCGCTCCACCCCGGCGACCGAGGCGAGCATCCGCTCGGCCTCCTCCGGGTCCCGCAGGCCCTCGGCGTCCAGCCGCAGCGCGGTCACCGGCGTCCGGAGCCGGTGCGACAGGTCGGCCGCCGCCTCCCGCTCGGCCTGCAGCAGCTCGGCTATCCGGTCGGCCAGGCCGTTGAGCGCCTCGGCGATCCGCCGGACCTCGGCCGGCTCGGCCGGGGTGGCGCGGGCCGAGAGGTCCCCGGCCCGCAGCGTGTCGGCGGCGCCGGCGACCGACAGCAGCGGCCGGACCAGCCCGCGGCTGATGACCCCCGCGACCAGGCCGGCCGCGGCGAGCAGCACGATCCCGAGGACGACCAGCGCGAGCGAGGCCCGGCCGACCCCGCGCTGCAGGGCCGCGTCCGGTACGAACGTCCGCACCACCGCGCTGGCCTTGCCCGTGGCCGTCCCCGGCACCGGGACCAGCACCGGCACCAGCACGGCCCGGCCGCCGGGCACCGCCACGGTCGCCGCGGTCCGGTTCGCGATCACCTGGGCGACCGCGGCGTCCCGCGGGATCTGGGCGCCGATGATCTTGCCGTTCTCGAAGTACACGGTGGTCTGGTGCTCGCCGGTGTTCTGCCCGGTGACGAAGCTGGCCAGCGCGTCGTCGCTCACATTGACGAACGCGGCGGCCGACTGGGCCTCGACGGTCCCCTGGATCGTCTCCCGGCTGGCGGCGACGTCCCGGACCAGGAACAGCAGCGGCACCAGGAACGCGATGACGACCAGCGAGGTGACCGCGAGCGCGAGCAGGACGATCCGGCGGGTCACGGCGCCGCCGTACCCGGGTCGACCACCTTGACCCCGACCCCGCGCACGGTCTGCAGGTAGCGCGGCTCGGCCGCGGTCTCCCCGAGCTTGCGCCGCAGCCAGGACAGGTGGACGTCGACGGTCTTGTCCGCGCCCCCGTACGGCTGCTGCCAGACCTCGGCCATCAGCTGCCGCTTGCTCACCACCCGCCCGGCCCGCTCGGCCAGATATGCCAGCAGGTCGAACTCCATCCGGGTCAGGTCCAGCGGCGCCCCGTCCAGCGACGCGACGCGGGTGTCGCGGTCGATCGACAGCCCGCCGACGACCAGGGTCGGGTCCGGCTCGCCGGACGCCCGGCCGCGCCGCAGCACCGCCCGCAGCCGCGCCTCCAGCTGCTCGGCCGAGAACGGCTTCACCACGTAGTCGTCGGCGCCCAGGTCGAGGACCCGGACCATCTCGTTCTCGTCGTCACGGGCGGTCGCCACGATCACCGGCACGGCGCTGATCCCGCGGATCATCCCGAGCACCTGGGTGCCGTCCACGTCCGGCAGCCCGAGGTCGAGCACGACCACGTCGGGTTGTCGTTCGACCACCAGCTCCAGCCCCGCCATCGCGGTCCCGGCCGCGTAGACGGCGTGTCCCTGGCGGGACAGGGCCCGCTGCAGCGCGACCCGGATCGCCGCGTCGTCCTCGATCAAGACCAGCACCGGCACGCCGCAGACCCTACGGTCTGCACCCTCGATTGAACCCGCCCTTAGGGGCGATTTAGCGCGCGCCGCGACGCGAAAGTCCAGGATGGAACGCATGAAGATAGGACTGATCGCGGTCAGCGGCTGGCTGGTCGCGGCGGTGCTCACCGTCGGGATCTCCTGGTCCGCGATCTCGGTCGTCCGGACGTCGGTCGTGCCGCAGGCCCCGGTGAACAGCACGCTGCCGACGCCGGACGAGGCCGTCGTGACCACCGCCCCGGCGACCCCCCGGCCCACCCCGAAGCCGACGGCCGGGACCATGGTCACCGTGGCCGGGCAGGGCGGCCAGATCATCGTGCGCTGCGTCAACGCGAAGCCGGACGTCCTGAACATCCACCCGGCGAGCGGCTTCACCGCCCAGGTCGACGACAGCGGCCGGGAGGTCCAGCTCGTGTCGGCCGCCGGCCACCGTACGGAGCTCAAGGTCGGCTGCACCGGCAACACGGTCACCTCCAGCGTCGACGAGCACGCCGCGACGGCCACCGGTGGCGGCGGCGGAGGCGGGGACGACAACGGCGGCGGCCGGGGTCGCGGCGGAGGCGGCAGCGGCGGCGGCGGCGGCGGCGGCGACAACTAGCGCGGCACGACCGAGGCCCCGCAGCCGACCGGCTGCGGGGCCTCGTCAGGTCGGGCGCGGGGTCAGTTCCCGGCGAACAGGCTGGCCTTGTCGGCCAGGTCGAGCAGCGGCTGCGGGACGATGCCGAGGATGACCGTGGCGGCGGCGGCGATGGTGAGGGCGCCCATCGTCAGTGGCGACGGGAGGGCGATGGTCGGGCCCTCCTCGGCCGGCTCGGAGAAGTACATGAGCACGACGATGCGCAGGTAGAAGAACGCGGCCACCGCCGAGGCGACGAGCGCGATCACCACCAGCGGCGCACCGACCGGGTACGCCGCCCGGAAGATCACGAACTTGCCGGTGAAGCCGCTGGTCAGGGGGATCCCGGCCAGCGCCAGTAAGAACAGGGTGAAGACGGCGGCCAGTAATGGCGAGCGTTTGGCCAGGCCGGACCACTGCGAGAGATGACTGGCCTCGCCGTCGGCGTCCCGGACCAGGGTCACCACGGCGAACGCGCCGATCGTGGTGAAGCCGTAGGTCAGCAGGTAGAACATCGTGCCGGCCAGGCCCTGCTGGTCCAGCGAGATCAGGCCGACGAGCAGGAAGCCCGCGTGCGCGATCGACGAGTACGCCAGCATCCGCTTCACGTCGGTCTGGGTCAGGCCGAGCACCGCGCCGACCACCATCGTGATGATCGCGATGCCCCAGATGATCGGCCGCCAGTCCCATCGGGTGGTGGTGAAGGCGATGTAGAGCACCCGCAGGATCGCCCCGAACGCGGCGACCTTCGTGCAGGACGCCATGAACGCGGTGACCGGCGTCGGCGCACCCTGGTAGACGTCCGGCGTCCAGGCGTGGAACGGCACCGCGCCGGCCTTGAACAGCAGCCCGATGAGCAGCAGCGAGAGCCCCAGGAACAGCAGGATGTCGCTGTTCTCCGAGGCCGACGTCGCCCGCAGGATCTGCGGCAGGTCGACCGAGCCGGCGTAGCCGTAGAGCAGGGCCAGGCCGTACAGGAAGAAGGCGCTGGCGAAGGCGCCGAGCAGGAAGTACTTGACCGCGGCTTCCTGGGACAGCAGCCGGCGCCGGCGGGCCAGCCCGCAGAGCAGGTAGAGCGGGAATGAGAGGACCTCGAGCGCGACGAACATGACCAGCAGGTTGTTCGCCGCGACGAAGACCATCATCCCGGACAGCGCGAAGGTCGCCAGCGGGAAGAACTCGGTCTGGATCCGGGCGGAGGTCAGCATCCGCCGGTCGCGCGGACTGCCGGCGACCACGGCGGCCTGGGCCACGAAGGCGCCGCCGCCCACGTCCACCGACCGTTCGGCCATCAGCAGCATGGACATCAGCCCGAGCACCAGCAGCGTGCCCTGCAGGAACAGCCCCGGCCCGTCGATGGCGATCGCGCCGTCCGCGGTCAGCTCGTTGGTGCCGGCCACGACGACGACCGCGACGAGCGCGGCCACGATCCCGACCAGCGCGACCGTCGTCTGCGCCGCCCACCGGCTCTCCTCCGGGATGAACGCCTCGACCAGCACGCCCACGCAGGCGGCGCCGAGCACGATCAGCACGGGCAGCAGCCCGGAGTACGAGATGGACGGCGTCTGGATCGAGTCCGCCGCCAACAGCACCGCCGGGTTCACCGGCCGCCTCCGCTCTGTGCGCCGGCCGGGACGTCCGGAGCCGGATCGGTGTAACCAGCGTCCTGCATGGTGCGGGTCACGGCCGGGTTGATCATGTCGAGCACCGGCTTCGGGTAGACGCCGAGGAAGAGGATCAGCGCCAGCAGCGGCGCCACCGCCAGGACCTCCCGGCCGACCATGTCGCGCATCCCGCCCGCGGCGAGGCCGCGCACCGGTCCCTGCACGACCCGCTGGATGACCAGCAGGATGTAGAGCGCGGCCAGGATGATGCCCGCGGTCCCGATGATCGCGTAGACCGGGTGCCGCGCGTACGTCCCCAGCAGCACCAGGAACTCACTGACGAACGTCGACATCCCCGGCAGCGCCAGCGACGAGAGCCCGGTGACGAGGAAGACGCCGCCGAGGATCGGCGCCACCTTCTGGATCCCGCCGTAGTCGGCCAGCATCCGGCTGCCGCCGCGGGCGATCACCATGCCGATCACCAGGAACAGCGCGCCGGTGGAGAGGCCGTGGTTGACCATGTAGAAGGTCGCCCCGGACAGGCTCTGCGTGGTGAACGCGAAGATGCCCAGCCCGATGAAGCCGAAGTGTGCGACCGAGGTGTACGCCACCAGCCGCTTCATGTCCTTCTGCCCCATCGCCAGCAGCGCCGCGTACAGGATGCCGATGGCGGACAGGACCAGCACCAGCGGCGCGAAGAACCGGGACGCGTCCGGGAACAGCGGCAGGCAGTAGCGGATGAAGCCGAACGTGCCGACCTTGTCCAGCACGCCGACCAGCAGCGCGGCGCCGCCGACCGGGGCCTCGGCGCCGGCGTCCGGCAGCCAGGTGTGGAACGGCACCAGCGGCGCCTTGATCGCGAACGCCACGAAGAAGCCGAGGAACAGCCACTTCTGCAGGCCGGGGTCGATGCTCCCGCCGACCAGCGTGGCGAAGTCGAACGTCCGGGTGCTGGTCGCGAAGTAGAGCCCGATCACCGCGGCCAGCATGATCAGCCCGCCGAGCAGCGAGTAGAGGAAGAACTTCACCGCCGCGTACTGCCGGCGCGGACCGCCGAAGGACCCGATCAGGAAGTACATCGGGATGAGCATGGCCTCGAAGAACACGTAGAACAGGAAGACGTCGGTGGCCGCGAAGACCCCGATCATCATCACCTCGAGCAGCAGCAGCAGCGCGAAGAACGTCTTCGGCTGGCCGCGCCGGGTGCCCGGCGCCCGCGGCGTCGTGTCCTCGTCGGTCACCAGCACCGTGTCCGACGCGACCAGGATGTCCTCGTCGTCGTCGTCGCGGGGCCGGTCCAGGTCGCCGCCCGGAGCCGGCCGGTCCAGCACGGCCGTTGCCGGGGTCGCGCCGGTCGTGGCCGACCTGCCGGCGGCGCGGGTGGCCACGGCGTTCGTGCCGCCCGCCCGTACCGCCGCGGCCGCGGTGGCCGGCGCCTCCGCGTCGACCGCCCGGTCCCGCTCGCTCCAGGACGCGATCACCACCGCCGGCACCAGCACCGCCACCAGCGCGATGAGCACCAGCGCGATCCCGTCCGCGCCGAGCGAGAAGTGCACCCCGAACGACCGGATCCACTCGTACGACGTCACGTACTGGAAGCGGTCGGACGAGTTGTCGTCGAAGGCGACACAGAGCCCGATCGTGATCGCCAGCGTCGCCAGCGAGAACAGCAGCGCCACCTGCTTGGCCAGCAGGTCGCGTCCCCGCGGCAGCGCGAAGACCACCAGCGAGCCGACCAGCGGCACCAGGCCGAGGATCAACAGCATCAGACGAACCTCACTGCCAGCAGGGACGCGACGACGATGACGGTCCCGCCGAGCATCGACAGGGCGTACGAGCGGACGAAGCCGGTCTGCACACGCCGCAGCCGTCCGGACCCGCCTCCGAACGCGGCGGCGACGCCGTTGACGGCCCCGTCCACGCCGCGGTTGTCGAACCAGACGAGGAACCGGTCCAGCCACATGCCGGGCCGCATGAGCACGGCCTCGTTGAACGCGTTGCCGTAGAGGTCGCGGCGGGCGGCGAGGGTGAGCGGGCTGACGGTCAGCGGCCGGATCGACGCGACCGGCCGGGCGCCGAAGGCGAACCAGCCACCGGCCGCCGCGGCGATCACCACGACCAGCGTGAGCACGGTGAGCACGGTCGGGTTGATCGTGTGCACCCCGACCTCCTCGGCCGCGCCGAGCGAGGGGGTCAGCCAGTTCTGCAGGGCGCCGCCGGCGACGAGCAGGCCACCGCCGGCGATCGAGCCGACCGCCAGGATCAGCATCGGCCCGGTCATGGTCGGCGGCGACTCGTGCGGGTGCACGTCGTCGGTCCAGCGGCGCTTGCCGAAGAACGTCATCACCATCAGCCGGGTCATGTAGAACGCGGTGATCGCGGCGCCGAGCAGCGCGCAGATCCCGAGGATCCAGCCGGACGTCCCGCCCTTGTCGAACGCGGACTCGATGATCTTGTCCTTGGTGAAGAACCCGGAGAACGGGAACATGCCGATGATCGCGAGGTAGCCCGCGAGCATCGTCCAGAACGTGATCGGCATGACCCGCCAGAGCCCGCCGAAGCGGCGCATGTCGACCTGGTCGTTCATGCCGTGCATGACCGAGCCGGCGCCGAGGAACAGGCCGGCCTTGAAGAAGCCGTGCGCGAGCAGGTGCAGGATGCCGATCGCGTACACCCCCGGGCCGAGGCCGACGGCCAGGAACATGTAGCCGATCTGGCTGACCGTCGAGTACGCCAGCACCTTCTTGATGTCGTCGTACGCGCAGCCGACCACGCAGCCGAACAGCAGCGTGACCGCGCCGATGATGGCGACGACGGTCCGCCCGGACTCGGTCACGTCGAAGATCGGGTGCGCGCGGGCGATCAGGTAGACGCCCGCGGTAACCATGGTCGCCGCGTGGATGAGGGCGGAGACCGGGGTCGGGCCCTCCATCGCGTCCGGCAGCCAGGCCTGCAGCGGGACCTGGCCGGACTTGCCGCAGGCACCGAGCAGGAGCAGCAGCGCCAGCGCGGTCGCGATCCCGGTCGAGGCGCCCCCGATCGACCCGAAGACGCCGGTGAACGACACCGTGCCGAACGTCTTGAACATCAGGAAGATCGCGACGACCAGGCCGGCGTCGCCGACCCGGTTCATGATGAACGCCTTCTTGGCCGCGGTCGCCGCCGCCGGCCGGTCGCTGTACCAGGCGATCAGCAGGTACGAGGCGAGGCCGACGCCCTCCCACCCGAAGTACAGGACGACGAAGTTGTTGCCCAGCACCAGCAGCAGCATCGCGGCCACGAACAGGTTCAGGTACGCGAAGAACCGCCGCCGGCCGGGGTCGTGCTCCATGTAGCCGATCGCGTAGATGTGGATCAGCGAGCCCACCCCGGTGATCAGCAGCACGAACGTCAGCGACAGCGGGTCGATGAGCATCCCGATGTCGACGTTGAGCGAACCGACCGGCATCCACGTCCACAGGTGCAGGTTCCGGCTGCGCTCGGCCGTGTCCAGCCCGCGGACGTCGAAGAACAGCAGCAGGCCGTACACGAACAGCACGATCGGCACCAGGGTGCCGAGCAGGTGGCCCCACTTGTCGGTGCGCTTGCCGCCGAGCAGCAGCACGGCCGCCGACAGCACCGGCAGCACGACGAGCAGCCAGGCGCCGGACTGCAGGCCGCCGCTGGCGTTCACCAGCTGCGGCGCCTCACTCGCGAGAGACACGGACCAGCCCCTAGTACTTCAGCAGGTTGGCGTCGTCGACCGAGGCCGACCGACGCGTACGGAAGATCGACATGATGATCGCAAGCCCGACCACGACCTCGGCGGCGGCCACCACCATCACGAAGAAGGCGATCACCTGCCCGTCGAGCGTGCCGTTGATCCGGGAGAACGTGACGAGGGTCAGGTTCACCGCGTTGAGCATCAGCTCGACGCACATGAACACGACGATCGCGTTGCGCCGGACCAGCACCCCGACCGCGCCGATGGTGAACAGCGCCGCGGAGAGCACCAGGTAGTAGCTGGGGTTCATCGCTCGCCCCTCTCGGTCCGGACCGGCTCCAGCACCGCGCGCCGACCGGCCTCACCGAGCTCGGAGGCCGGGGTCGGCTGGTCGACCAGCGTGGTGACGCTCTCCGGCGCCGCCGTGCCGTCCGGCAGCAGGGCCGGGGTGGCGACCGAGTCGTGGGTGGCGAACACCCCCGGGCCGGGCAGCGGCTGCGGCCGGCCGGAGCGGATCCGCTCCCGCGACTGCGCCTTCTGACCGCGGCGCTCGCCGGGCTCCCGTTCGACGTGCGTCAGCACCATCGCGCCGACGGCGGCGGTGATGAGCAGCGCCGAGGTGAGCTCGAACGCGAACAGGTACTTGGTGAACAGCAGCTGCGCGACCGCGGTGACGTTGCCGGGCGCGTTGGCCGCGGCCAGGCCGGCCAGCGGGGTGTCCTTCAGCGCCCGGTAGAGCCCGCCCGCGACCAGCAGGGCGAGCCCGATGCCGAAGATCGTCGCGGCCCAGCGCTGCCCGCGCAGCGTCTCCACGATCGAGTCGCTGGAGTCCCGTCCGACCAGCATGAGCACGAACAGGAACAGGATCATGATCGCGCCGGTGTAGACGATGATCTGCACCGCGCCCAGGAACGGCGCCTCCTGGATGAAGTAGAACGCG includes:
- a CDS encoding HAMP domain-containing sensor histidine kinase, which translates into the protein MTRRIVLLALAVTSLVVIAFLVPLLFLVRDVAASRETIQGTVEAQSAAAFVNVSDDALASFVTGQNTGEHQTTVYFENGKIIGAQIPRDAAVAQVIANRTAATVAVPGGRAVLVPVLVPVPGTATGKASAVVRTFVPDAALQRGVGRASLALVVLGIVLLAAAGLVAGVISRGLVRPLLSVAGAADTLRAGDLSARATPAEPAEVRRIAEALNGLADRIAELLQAEREAAADLSHRLRTPVTALRLDAEGLRDPEEAERMLASVAGVERMVSHVIAQARRPTREAGVVSADATAVVRERVDFWSVLAEEQERPVREDLPDGPVPVPVAADELAAAVDALLGNVFAHTPVGSGFAVAVRPGPVPAIVVEDAGPGIGDPGLLVRGKSGGSSTGLGLDIVRRTAEEAGGRLDLSAAYPSGLRAVVWLGPPPP
- a CDS encoding response regulator transcription factor, giving the protein MPVLVLIEDDAAIRVALQRALSRQGHAVYAAGTAMAGLELVVERQPDVVVLDLGLPDVDGTQVLGMIRGISAVPVIVATARDDENEMVRVLDLGADDYVVKPFSAEQLEARLRAVLRRGRASGEPDPTLVVGGLSIDRDTRVASLDGAPLDLTRMEFDLLAYLAERAGRVVSKRQLMAEVWQQPYGGADKTVDVHLSWLRRKLGETAAEPRYLQTVRGVGVKVVDPGTAAP
- the nuoN gene encoding NADH-quinone oxidoreductase subunit NuoN, producing MLLAADSIQTPSISYSGLLPVLIVLGAACVGVLVEAFIPEESRWAAQTTVALVGIVAALVAVVVVAGTNELTADGAIAIDGPGLFLQGTLLVLGLMSMLLMAERSVDVGGGAFVAQAAVVAGSPRDRRMLTSARIQTEFFPLATFALSGMMVFVAANNLLVMFVALEVLSFPLYLLCGLARRRRLLSQEAAVKYFLLGAFASAFFLYGLALLYGYAGSVDLPQILRATSASENSDILLFLGLSLLLIGLLFKAGAVPFHAWTPDVYQGAPTPVTAFMASCTKVAAFGAILRVLYIAFTTTRWDWRPIIWGIAIITMVVGAVLGLTQTDVKRMLAYSSIAHAGFLLVGLISLDQQGLAGTMFYLLTYGFTTIGAFAVVTLVRDADGEASHLSQWSGLAKRSPLLAAVFTLFLLALAGIPLTSGFTGKFVIFRAAYPVGAPLVVIALVASAVAAFFYLRIVVLMYFSEPAEEGPTIALPSPLTMGALTIAAAATVILGIVPQPLLDLADKASLFAGN
- a CDS encoding NADH-quinone oxidoreductase subunit M, coding for MLLILGLVPLVGSLVVFALPRGRDLLAKQVALLFSLATLAITIGLCVAFDDNSSDRFQYVTSYEWIRSFGVHFSLGADGIALVLIALVAVLVPAVVIASWSERDRAVDAEAPATAAAAVRAGGTNAVATRAAGRSATTGATPATAVLDRPAPGGDLDRPRDDDDEDILVASDTVLVTDEDTTPRAPGTRRGQPKTFFALLLLLEVMMIGVFAATDVFLFYVFFEAMLIPMYFLIGSFGGPRRQYAAVKFFLYSLLGGLIMLAAVIGLYFATSTRTFDFATLVGGSIDPGLQKWLFLGFFVAFAIKAPLVPFHTWLPDAGAEAPVGGAALLVGVLDKVGTFGFIRYCLPLFPDASRFFAPLVLVLSAIGILYAALLAMGQKDMKRLVAYTSVAHFGFIGLGIFAFTTQSLSGATFYMVNHGLSTGALFLVIGMVIARGGSRMLADYGGIQKVAPILGGVFLVTGLSSLALPGMSTFVSEFLVLLGTYARHPVYAIIGTAGIILAALYILLVIQRVVQGPVRGLAAGGMRDMVGREVLAVAPLLALILFLGVYPKPVLDMINPAVTRTMQDAGYTDPAPDVPAGAQSGGGR
- the nuoL gene encoding NADH-quinone oxidoreductase subunit L encodes the protein MNASGGLQSGAWLLVVLPVLSAAVLLLGGKRTDKWGHLLGTLVPIVLFVYGLLLFFDVRGLDTAERSRNLHLWTWMPVGSLNVDIGMLIDPLSLTFVLLITGVGSLIHIYAIGYMEHDPGRRRFFAYLNLFVAAMLLLVLGNNFVVLYFGWEGVGLASYLLIAWYSDRPAAATAAKKAFIMNRVGDAGLVVAIFLMFKTFGTVSFTGVFGSIGGASTGIATALALLLLLGACGKSGQVPLQAWLPDAMEGPTPVSALIHAATMVTAGVYLIARAHPIFDVTESGRTVVAIIGAVTLLFGCVVGCAYDDIKKVLAYSTVSQIGYMFLAVGLGPGVYAIGILHLLAHGFFKAGLFLGAGSVMHGMNDQVDMRRFGGLWRVMPITFWTMLAGYLAIIGMFPFSGFFTKDKIIESAFDKGGTSGWILGICALLGAAITAFYMTRLMVMTFFGKRRWTDDVHPHESPPTMTGPMLILAVGSIAGGGLLVAGGALQNWLTPSLGAAEEVGVHTINPTVLTVLTLVVVIAAAAGGWFAFGARPVASIRPLTVSPLTLAARRDLYGNAFNEAVLMRPGMWLDRFLVWFDNRGVDGAVNGVAAAFGGGSGRLRRVQTGFVRSYALSMLGGTVIVVASLLAVRFV
- the nuoK gene encoding NADH-quinone oxidoreductase subunit NuoK, encoding MNPSYYLVLSAALFTIGAVGVLVRRNAIVVFMCVELMLNAVNLTLVTFSRINGTLDGQVIAFFVMVVAAAEVVVGLAIIMSIFRTRRSASVDDANLLKY
- a CDS encoding NADH-quinone oxidoreductase subunit J, with amino-acid sequence MTTTLAAVEISNGEAVLFWILGPIALAGAFGTVLARNAIHSALFLVMTMGSLGAFYFIQEAPFLGAVQIIVYTGAIMILFLFVLMLVGRDSSDSIVETLRGQRWAATIFGIGLALLVAGGLYRALKDTPLAGLAAANAPGNVTAVAQLLFTKYLFAFELTSALLITAAVGAMVLTHVEREPGERRGQKAQSRERIRSGRPQPLPGPGVFATHDSVATPALLPDGTAAPESVTTLVDQPTPASELGEAGRRAVLEPVRTERGER